One stretch of Rhodanobacteraceae bacterium DNA includes these proteins:
- a CDS encoding diguanylate cyclase: MITGKPKVLIIDDERANIQVLAAALPGMDLSFATTGPKALDLATANPPDLILLDVVMPDMDGFEILRWLKSEPRTQHVPVIFVSAMTDLETEERGFALGAVDYIVKPISPAIVRARARTHIELKRQRDLLEEHAAMDGLTGIANRRRFDEEIARLWRAAQRNGEALTLMMIDVDHFKRYNDHYGHSLGDECLRRVAAALDRQFSRGHDLTARYGGEEFALILCGEDAVAQTARALQSVRQLEIPHAASPTSVHVTISVGAATVMPSPRASAAATIAVADEMLYAAKAAGRDRAECRNLATGAVQSVTHPDSPTPKEPSP, encoded by the coding sequence TTGATCACCGGAAAGCCCAAGGTTCTCATCATCGATGACGAGCGGGCCAACATCCAGGTTCTGGCCGCCGCGCTGCCGGGCATGGATCTGAGCTTCGCGACCACTGGCCCGAAAGCGCTGGACCTCGCCACTGCCAATCCGCCGGACCTGATCCTGCTCGATGTGGTGATGCCAGACATGGACGGCTTCGAAATCCTGCGCTGGCTGAAATCCGAGCCGCGCACCCAGCATGTGCCGGTGATCTTCGTCAGCGCGATGACCGATCTGGAAACCGAGGAGCGCGGCTTCGCACTGGGCGCGGTCGACTACATCGTCAAACCCATCAGCCCCGCCATCGTCCGCGCCCGCGCCCGGACTCATATCGAGCTCAAGCGCCAGCGCGATCTGCTGGAGGAACACGCGGCGATGGACGGCCTGACCGGGATCGCCAACCGACGGCGTTTCGACGAGGAAATCGCCCGACTCTGGCGGGCGGCGCAGCGCAACGGCGAAGCCTTGACGCTGATGATGATCGATGTCGATCACTTCAAGCGCTACAACGACCACTACGGGCACAGCCTGGGCGATGAGTGTCTGCGCCGCGTGGCAGCGGCACTGGATCGCCAGTTCAGCCGCGGCCATGACCTGACCGCCCGCTATGGCGGCGAAGAGTTCGCGCTGATCCTCTGCGGCGAGGACGCGGTGGCGCAGACGGCAAGGGCCTTGCAATCGGTGCGGCAACTGGAGATTCCGCACGCGGCGTCGCCCACCAGTGTCCACGTGACCATCAGCGTGGGCGCGGCCACGGTGATGCCGTCGCCGAGAGCGTCGGCCGCTGCCACCATCGCCGTCGCCGATGAAATGCTTTATGCCGCCAAGGCTGCAGGCCGGGATCGTGCCGAATGTCGCAACCTGGCCACTGGCGCAGTTCAGTCCGTGACCCACCCCGACTCACCGACACCAAAGGAGCCCTCGCCATGA
- a CDS encoding TonB-dependent receptor — protein sequence MTLSAPALGCWLTLMLPALASAQTDDNDDDAELASLMAMLDTETAIVTKTRMNRDFVPGMVTVLDGSRLRAEGNRTVWEAMAQIPGVQIELDIRGNPTVTARGINFPFNSGSIQILLNGFPIGREDVGRNGGVLYLPTSHVERIEFVRGPGSVLYGDFAFQGLLNIITRQSGQSLSAGSDSHGARYGHWLQAGKLGEWNYSASLAGLATDSAVLAKGRNAGERQRSGVVQVSHGGFSLLGQGQARQLDPIVGPPGDNGYEDQAWTLATRYERELGSGWSLIARGQYLDNYLFVGGARTAQGGLNQVFDGTEWRGAAELSYEGWNGHQWLIGIEKLQGDIDRATFVDGIPGPGQPPPRLVVVTGEKRRVFSAYLQDQFEITQDLRLTLGLRHDDNGDVGRRTTPRGSLVWQLADGHVLKAQYAEGYRAPTFFELYRGDGSIRDLGFETNRTVELSYIYRRPNHTLRTTWFRSRITDMVFRDSVAGDFFNNSRARSEGLELEWSQQLGNALSLDAVLSYITAEDTRRSDLSLRSIGTTPNWLSNVALTWKAGERSTLGMSWNHVGERPASTIGDGAYDRLDLSATIERIMHPDLDLRLGVDNALNARTVQFNTNPVGVTTSLFQDRIWWAELTWRY from the coding sequence ATGACGCTGTCCGCCCCTGCCTTGGGCTGCTGGCTGACCTTGATGCTGCCTGCGCTCGCTTCGGCCCAGACTGACGACAACGACGACGACGCCGAGCTGGCCAGCCTGATGGCCATGCTGGACACGGAAACGGCGATCGTGACCAAGACCCGCATGAATCGGGATTTCGTCCCGGGCATGGTCACGGTGCTGGATGGCTCGCGACTGCGCGCCGAGGGCAACCGCACCGTGTGGGAAGCCATGGCCCAGATCCCAGGGGTTCAGATCGAGCTCGATATCCGCGGTAATCCCACCGTGACCGCGCGCGGCATCAACTTTCCGTTCAACTCCGGCAGTATCCAGATCCTGCTGAACGGTTTCCCGATCGGGCGCGAGGATGTGGGCCGTAATGGCGGCGTACTCTACTTGCCCACCTCCCATGTCGAACGAATCGAGTTCGTCCGCGGACCGGGTTCAGTGCTGTACGGCGACTTCGCCTTTCAGGGGCTGCTCAACATCATCACTCGCCAATCCGGGCAGTCGCTGTCGGCAGGCAGCGACAGTCACGGCGCGCGCTATGGCCACTGGCTGCAGGCTGGCAAGCTTGGCGAGTGGAATTACAGCGCCAGCCTGGCCGGACTGGCGACCGATTCGGCGGTGCTGGCGAAAGGTCGCAACGCTGGCGAACGCCAACGCAGCGGCGTGGTGCAGGTCAGTCACGGCGGCTTTTCGCTGCTTGGGCAGGGTCAGGCACGTCAGCTTGACCCGATCGTTGGCCCTCCGGGCGACAACGGCTATGAGGACCAGGCCTGGACCCTGGCAACCCGTTACGAACGTGAGCTCGGATCGGGCTGGAGCTTGATCGCCCGCGGCCAGTACCTGGACAACTATCTGTTCGTCGGGGGTGCGCGGACGGCGCAGGGTGGGCTGAACCAGGTCTTCGACGGAACCGAATGGCGCGGCGCCGCCGAATTGTCCTATGAGGGCTGGAATGGCCATCAATGGTTGATCGGGATCGAAAAGCTGCAAGGCGATATCGACCGCGCCACCTTCGTGGACGGCATCCCGGGACCCGGACAGCCACCGCCGCGGCTGGTGGTCGTCACCGGTGAAAAGCGCCGGGTATTCAGCGCTTATCTGCAGGATCAATTTGAAATTACGCAGGATCTCAGACTGACGCTGGGCCTGCGCCACGACGACAACGGCGACGTAGGCCGGCGGACCACGCCGCGCGGATCGCTGGTCTGGCAGCTCGCCGACGGGCACGTACTCAAGGCCCAGTATGCGGAAGGCTACCGGGCTCCGACCTTCTTCGAACTGTATCGCGGTGACGGCTCGATTCGCGATCTTGGTTTCGAGACCAACCGCACCGTCGAACTCAGCTACATCTATCGGCGCCCGAACCACACGCTGCGCACCACCTGGTTTCGCAGCCGCATCACGGACATGGTATTCCGCGACTCGGTGGCTGGAGACTTCTTCAACAATTCCCGGGCAAGATCCGAAGGTCTGGAGCTGGAATGGAGCCAGCAGCTCGGCAATGCACTGAGCCTGGACGCCGTGCTCTCGTACATCACGGCCGAAGACACCCGCCGCTCGGACCTGAGCCTTCGATCCATAGGCACCACGCCGAACTGGTTGAGCAACGTGGCGCTGACCTGGAAGGCCGGCGAGCGCAGCACGCTCGGCATGAGCTGGAATCACGTCGGCGAACGACCGGCTTCAACCATCGGCGACGGCGCCTACGACCGCCTGGACCTGTCAGCGACGATAGAGCGCATCATGCACCCGGATCTGGACCTGCGTCTGGGCGTTGACAACGCTCTGAACGCGCGCACCGTGCAGTTCAATACCAATCCCGTTGGCGTCACGACCTCTCTGTTCCAGGACCGGATCTGGTGGGCAGAGCTGACCTGGCGTTATTGA
- a CDS encoding ABC transporter ATP-binding protein, protein MSESEAVFSARGLTKVYRTGEVEIHALRGVDLDLYAGEFVVLLGPSGSGKSTLLNILGGLDVPSAGSVRYRDHDLSSADEDALTRFRREHVGFVFQFYNLIPSLTARENVEVVTEIASNPMRAGDALALVGLGDRLDAFPAQLSGGQQQRVAIARAIAKQPEVLLCDEPTGALDSETGTQVLTALSDVNQRLGTTTVVITHNAGIAAMAHRVIRLSDGRIVSVEVNDERRSAGEISW, encoded by the coding sequence ATGAGCGAATCCGAAGCCGTCTTCAGTGCCCGGGGTCTGACCAAGGTCTACCGCACCGGCGAAGTCGAGATCCATGCCCTGCGCGGCGTTGATCTGGATCTGTACGCCGGTGAATTCGTGGTGCTGCTGGGGCCTTCGGGCAGCGGCAAGTCGACGCTGCTGAACATCCTCGGCGGCCTCGATGTGCCCAGCGCCGGCAGTGTGCGCTATCGCGATCACGACCTCTCCAGCGCCGACGAAGACGCGCTGACCCGCTTTCGCCGTGAGCACGTCGGCTTCGTGTTCCAGTTCTATAACCTCATTCCCAGCTTGACCGCCCGCGAGAACGTCGAGGTGGTCACCGAAATCGCCAGCAACCCCATGCGCGCCGGAGATGCCCTGGCGCTGGTCGGCCTCGGCGATCGTCTCGATGCCTTTCCGGCGCAGCTTTCCGGCGGTCAGCAGCAGCGCGTGGCCATCGCCCGTGCCATCGCCAAGCAGCCCGAAGTGCTGCTCTGCGACGAGCCCACCGGCGCACTCGATTCGGAAACCGGCACCCAGGTGCTGACAGCCCTGTCAGACGTCAACCAGCGCCTGGGCACCACCACCGTGGTCATCACCCACAACGCCGGCATTGCCGCCATGGCCCATCGCGTGATCCGGCTGTCGGATGGGCGGATCGTGAGCGTGGAGGTGAATGACGAGCGCAGGTCGGCCGGGGAGATCAGTTGGTGA